In one window of Oryzias melastigma strain HK-1 linkage group LG5, ASM292280v2, whole genome shotgun sequence DNA:
- the LOC112145184 gene encoding bactericidal permeability-increasing protein, which translates to MFLLKCLPLVALIAVAFSANPGVKIRLTQKGLEYGRQLGMASLLEKLKTAQIPDFSGKERVSPIGKVQYSLTNIRVVNLGLPQSALNLVPGSGVQLSITNAFISLHGNWRVKYLRVIKDSGSLDVSVNGLSISQTIAIKSDATGKPEASSASCSASVSSAKVKFHGGASWLYNLFSKFIDKALRKALEKQMCPLVAKSIADLNPRLKTLNVLAKVDKYAEIEYSMVSSPEISQPAIDLNLKGEFYNIGRHQEAPVPAPAFSLPAQSSNMIYIALSSYTPNSAGFVYKNAGVLSMYVTDDMIPRSSPIRLSTSTFGFFIPQISQQFPGLMMKMLVKADKNPVVKFQPNTMTVDATATATAYAIQPNGTLSPLFVLNVETSVSGQMSVSDLKLAGRISLDKMKLTLGTSYVGDFKVNSLDNILQVILKLVVIPTVNVQLSKGYPLPALGSMNLVNTQLQIMQDYLLIGTDVQFTG; encoded by the exons ATGTTCCTGTTGAAGTGTCTGCCTCTGGTGGCGCTCATAGCCGTCGCTTTCAGCGCCAATCCAGGCGTGAAGATCAGACTGACACAGAAAGGGCTTGAATATG GGAGACAACTGGGCATGGCTTCACTGCTGGAGAAACTCAAGACCGCCCAGATCCCAGATTTTTCTGGGAAAGAGAGGGTGTCTCCCATCGGGAAAGTCCAGTACAGTCTGACAAA TATCCGTGTGGTGAACTTGGGGCTGCCTCAGTCAGCTTTAAATCTTGTGCCAGGAAGTGGGGTGCAGCTGAGCATCACCAATGCCTTCATCAGTCTGCATGGAAACTGGAGGGTCAAGTACCTGAGGGTCAT AAAGGACAGTGGCTCCTTGGATGTCAGCGTTAACGGGCTTTCCATCTCGCAAACCATCGCCATCAAGAGTGACGCAACGGGAAAACCGGAGGCCAGCAGTGCCAGTTGCTCAGCCTCGGTCAGCAGCGCCAAGGTCAAGTTCCACGGTGGAGCCAG ctggctgTACAATCTGTTCAGCAAATTTATTGACAAAGCTCTGCGGAAAGCTCTGGAGAAACAG aTGTGTCCTTTAGTGGCCAAATCAATCGCCGACTTAAACCCGCGTCTGAAAACTCTCaatg TTCTTGCCAAGGTGGACAAATACGCAGAGATTGAATACTCCATGGTGTCGTCACCTGAAATCTCCCAGCCTGCCATCGATCTGAACCTTAAG gGTGAATTCTACAACATCGGGAGGCATCAGGAGGCTCCAGTCCCTGCTCCGGCCTTCTCCCTGCCGGCTCAGAGCAGTAACATGATCTACATTGCCCTGTCCTCCTACACCCCCAACTCTGCAGGTTTTGTCTACAAAAACGCCGGCGTACTCAGCATGTACGTCACCGACGACATG ATCCCACGCAGCTCCCCGATCCGGCTGAGCACCTCCACGTTCGGCTTCTTCATCCCACAG ATTTCCCAGCAGTTCCCCGGTctgatgatgaagatgctggTGAAGGCGGACAAGAACCCTGTCGTCAAGTTCCAGCCCAACACCATGACTGTCGACGCCACCGCCACAGCCACGGCCTACGCCATCCAGCCCAACGGCACGCTGTCACCGCTTTTCGTCCTCAACGTG GAGACCAGCGTCAGCGGCCAGATGTCCGTGAGCGACCTGAAGCTGGCCGGACGCATCTCACTGGACAA AATGAAACTGACTCTGGGTACCAGCTATGTGGGAGACTTCAAG GTCAACTCCCTTGACAACATCCTACAAGTCATCCTGAAACTGGTTGTAATTCCTACAGTGAACG tTCAACTTTCTAAAGGTTACCCTCTTCCTGCGCTCGGAAGCATGAACCTCGTCAACACTCAGCTTCAGATCATGCAG GACTACTTGCTGATCGGAACAGACGTTCAGTTCACCGGCTAA